One Pseudodesulfovibrio alkaliphilus DNA segment encodes these proteins:
- a CDS encoding aspartate-semialdehyde dehydrogenase, which yields MSRNPVVAVCGATGAVGQEMLKILEQRDFPHSEIIPMASARSVGKKVAFKGRELKVVELTEDAFAGVDLALFSAGGSTSEKFSPLAAKAGCVVVDNSSAWRMDDNCPLVVPEVNPHDLDWHKGIIANPNCSTIQLMLALKPIHDEARIRRVVVSTYQAVSGTGHKAVEELENQVRRLMSGQPVVADVYPHQIAFNCLPQIDVFMDNGYTKEEMKMVNETIKIMGDPSIRVTATCVRVPVFYGHSESVNIETEEKLTADDVRALLAKAPGVTVVDFPEKKAYPMPIHAAGEDDTYVGRIREDETIPNGINMWVVSDNVRKGAALNTIQIAETLIERDLLRVPA from the coding sequence ATGAGCAGGAATCCAGTGGTGGCTGTCTGCGGCGCAACCGGCGCGGTCGGCCAGGAGATGTTGAAGATTCTGGAGCAGCGCGATTTTCCGCACAGCGAGATCATTCCCATGGCGTCGGCCCGCAGTGTGGGCAAGAAAGTTGCCTTCAAGGGCCGCGAGTTGAAGGTGGTCGAACTGACCGAAGACGCTTTTGCCGGGGTGGATCTGGCCCTGTTTTCGGCCGGCGGTTCCACCTCGGAGAAGTTCTCGCCCCTCGCTGCCAAGGCGGGCTGTGTGGTTGTGGACAATTCCTCGGCATGGCGCATGGACGATAATTGTCCGCTGGTGGTGCCCGAGGTCAACCCCCACGACCTGGATTGGCACAAGGGCATCATTGCCAATCCCAACTGTTCGACCATTCAGCTGATGCTGGCGCTCAAGCCCATCCATGACGAGGCCCGCATCCGGCGCGTGGTGGTCTCCACCTATCAGGCTGTTTCCGGTACAGGGCACAAGGCCGTGGAGGAACTGGAGAATCAGGTCCGTCGTCTGATGAGCGGCCAGCCTGTGGTGGCTGACGTGTATCCGCATCAGATCGCCTTCAACTGCCTGCCGCAGATCGATGTGTTCATGGACAACGGTTACACCAAGGAAGAGATGAAGATGGTCAACGAGACCATCAAGATAATGGGTGATCCGTCCATCAGGGTCACGGCTACCTGTGTGCGCGTGCCGGTTTTCTATGGCCACAGCGAGTCTGTGAACATCGAGACCGAGGAAAAACTCACTGCCGACGACGTACGCGCCTTGCTGGCCAAGGCCCCGGGCGTTACGGTTGTCGATTTCCCCGAGAAAAAGGCATATCCCATGCCCATCCATGCCGCTGGCGAGGACGACACCTATGTCGGTCGCATCCGCGAGGACGAGACCATTCCCAACGGCATCAACATGTGGGTGGTTTCGGACAACGTCCGCAAGGGTGCGGCCCTGAACACCATTCAGATCGCCGAGACCCTGATTGAGCGCGACCTACTGCGCGTTCCCGCCTAA
- a CDS encoding methylenetetrahydrofolate reductase — MHVCDLIEKHSPFLSLEFFPPKEKDAWPGFFEVVEKLKELGPLFASVTYGAGGGTQDNTLEIATRMKRDHGIEPIVHLTSVGASAEKLDAFLASLTAAGIENVLALRGDPPRGQEDFDFESQEFRHATDVIEFIRQRYPNICVGGAAYPEPHPESPSIQSDLDMVQLKVAKGAKFLVTQLFFDNRLYFDYVARLRAMGANVPVVPGVLPIMSLRSAKFILGLCGAAIPGKFLSALEKANEEGGDEAVYALGIDYAVRQAQQLIDGGAPGVHLYTLNRAEACLEIGKNLKI, encoded by the coding sequence GCTTTTTCGAAGTGGTCGAGAAGCTCAAGGAACTCGGCCCTCTGTTCGCTTCCGTCACCTACGGTGCGGGCGGCGGCACCCAGGACAATACCCTGGAGATCGCCACCCGCATGAAGCGCGACCACGGCATCGAGCCCATCGTTCATCTGACCAGCGTGGGCGCGTCGGCTGAAAAGCTGGATGCGTTCCTGGCCAGCCTGACCGCTGCGGGCATCGAAAATGTCCTGGCCCTTCGCGGCGATCCGCCTCGTGGGCAGGAAGACTTTGATTTTGAGTCCCAGGAGTTTCGTCATGCCACTGATGTCATTGAGTTCATCCGCCAACGCTATCCCAATATTTGTGTGGGCGGGGCTGCGTATCCTGAGCCTCATCCCGAATCACCGTCCATTCAGTCCGACCTGGACATGGTCCAACTGAAGGTGGCCAAGGGCGCCAAGTTTCTCGTAACCCAACTTTTTTTCGACAACCGCCTTTATTTCGACTATGTGGCCCGGCTGCGGGCCATGGGCGCGAATGTGCCCGTGGTTCCGGGGGTACTGCCCATAATGAGTCTGCGTTCGGCCAAGTTCATTCTCGGGCTTTGCGGCGCGGCCATTCCGGGCAAGTTCCTGAGTGCTTTGGAAAAGGCCAATGAGGAAGGCGGCGACGAGGCTGTCTACGCCCTGGGCATCGACTACGCCGTCAGGCAGGCGCAGCAGCTCATCGACGGCGGGGCGCCCGGCGTCCATCTCTATACGCTCAACCGTGCCGAGGCATGCCTAGAAATCGGCAAGAATCTGAAGATATGA